One Thalassoroseus pseudoceratinae DNA window includes the following coding sequences:
- a CDS encoding DUF4272 domain-containing protein: MTSTKEWAASHDVCVDDTVPPVEVHNEACKRNAHEVAVRTIILQCVAAVGYEVDAEPVIDWLKDQDLWDQVSSKEKAFLCADERSDKERSDARWRQEAQWALLWSIRQIESLGLPTQTCDTARLVDEIMPVLGEPVDPFVSSADLRPPAEILAEDDRIYNLHCYARQAYRRNAMPDDLVYDVLFQRHYAFEWLNGTEDWDAVTTDT; this comes from the coding sequence ATGACCAGCACAAAGGAATGGGCCGCGTCTCACGACGTCTGCGTGGACGATACGGTACCGCCTGTTGAAGTCCACAACGAGGCGTGCAAACGCAACGCCCATGAGGTCGCCGTCCGCACGATCATCCTCCAGTGTGTCGCCGCCGTCGGCTACGAGGTCGACGCTGAGCCTGTTATTGATTGGTTGAAAGACCAGGACTTATGGGACCAAGTCTCATCCAAAGAAAAAGCATTTCTCTGTGCAGACGAACGGTCCGACAAAGAACGTAGTGATGCCCGTTGGCGTCAAGAAGCTCAATGGGCCCTTTTATGGTCGATCCGACAGATCGAATCATTAGGTCTACCAACTCAAACTTGCGATACCGCGAGACTGGTTGATGAGATCATGCCCGTACTCGGTGAGCCAGTAGATCCATTTGTGTCCTCGGCTGATCTTCGGCCGCCAGCCGAAATCCTTGCCGAAGACGATCGAATCTACAATCTGCACTGCTACGCACGACAAGCATATCGCAGAAATGCAATGCCTGATGATTTGGTGTACGATGTTCTTTTCCAACGTCATTACGCGTTTGAGTGGCTCAACGGAACTGAGGATTGGGACGCTGTAACGACTGACACATAA